The following proteins come from a genomic window of Rissa tridactyla isolate bRisTri1 chromosome 25, bRisTri1.patW.cur.20221130, whole genome shotgun sequence:
- the LOC128901452 gene encoding olfactory receptor 14A16-like: protein MSNGSSITEFLLLAFTNTRELQLLHFGLFLAIYLATLLGNGLIIIAIACDHHLHTPMYFFLFNLSLLDLGSISTTVPKSMANSLWDTSVISYGGCAAQVFVFSFLMSAELYLLTVMAYDRYVAICKPLHYGTLLGSRACVHMAAAAWGSGLFHALLQTANTFSLPLCQGNAINQFFCEIPQILKLSCSNSCLRAVGLLVVGVFVDFACFLFVLFSYVQIFRAVLRFPSEQGRHKAFSTCLPHLAVVSLFVSTGMFAYLKPPSISLPSLELMMAVLYSVVPPTLNPVIYSMRNKELKDAIRKMISWMLFSCYELPFSLHK from the coding sequence acaaacacgcgggagctgcagctcttgcactttgggCTCTTCCTGGCCATCTACCTGGCtaccctcctgggcaacggcctcatcatcatcgccatcgcctgtgaccaccacctccacacccccatgtacttcttcctgttcaacctctccctcctcgaccttgggtccatctccaccactgtccccaaatccatggccaattccctctgggacaccagcgTTATTTCCTATggaggatgtgctgcccaggtctttgtcttttcctttttgatgtcAGCAGAACTGTaccttctcaccgtcatggcctatgaccgctacgttgccatctgcaaacccctgcactacgggaccctcctgggcagcagagcttgtgtccacatggcagcagctgcctggggcagtggtttGTTCCACGCTCTGCTGCAAACTGCCAACACATTTTCACTACCGCTGTGCCAAGGCAATGCCAtaaaccagttcttctgtgaaatcccccagatcctcaagctctcctgctccaaCTCCTGCCTCAGGgcagttgggcttcttgtggttggtgtcttTGTGGACTTTGCATGTTTCCTTTTCGTTCTTTtctcctatgtgcagatcttcagggccgtgctgaggttcccctctgagcagggacggcacaaagccttttccacgtgcctccctcacctggccgtggtctccctgtttgtcagcactggtatgtttgcctacctgaagcctccctccatctccttGCCATCACTGGAGCTGATGatggctgttctgtactcggtggtaCCTCCAACTTTGAACCCcgtcatctacagcatgaggaacaaggagctcaaggatgcaATTAGGAAAATGATTTCTTGGATGCTTTTCAGTTGTTATGAACTTCCCTTCTCTCTGCACAAATGA